The Lysobacter sp. HDW10 genome window below encodes:
- a CDS encoding type IV secretion system protein has translation MNVMGRHATATHVIEKAIDFEVSLADMARKSEQRAWRIAGFSVFITLCMCALLAWLLPLKREVPYLVMADAYTGTASMTRLTTGTHFDEMKASDAVNRSNIWHYILARESWDATWTSERDWRTVHMMSAPEVVRQMRQERDEDNLDSPARKYGSQSAIRVKILSITPIGQRSGEPPKGATVRFQRLLFDKASGSTQVLDNKLATLEFKYDPNLKMKDEDSVENPLRFVVTHYRVDTDAATPVPVQQMRAEPVLPISVQAS, from the coding sequence ATGAATGTGATGGGGCGTCATGCGACCGCGACGCATGTGATCGAGAAGGCGATCGATTTTGAAGTCAGTCTGGCCGACATGGCGCGCAAGAGTGAGCAACGTGCGTGGCGTATCGCCGGCTTCTCAGTGTTTATCACGCTGTGCATGTGCGCACTTCTTGCGTGGTTGTTGCCGCTGAAACGTGAAGTGCCGTATCTGGTGATGGCAGATGCCTATACCGGTACGGCCTCGATGACGCGACTTACAACGGGCACGCATTTCGATGAAATGAAAGCCAGCGATGCGGTCAACAGAAGCAACATCTGGCACTACATCTTGGCGCGAGAGTCTTGGGATGCCACATGGACCTCAGAGCGCGATTGGCGAACGGTGCACATGATGTCTGCGCCGGAAGTCGTGCGCCAGATGCGTCAAGAGCGCGATGAAGACAACCTCGACAGCCCGGCGCGCAAATACGGCAGCCAATCTGCCATTCGCGTCAAGATCCTGAGCATCACACCGATCGGGCAACGTTCGGGCGAGCCCCCTAAGGGCGCAACCGTTCGATTTCAGCGGCTTTTGTTTGACAAGGCGAGTGGCAGCACTCAAGTGCTTGATAACAAACTGGCCACGCTGGAGTTTAAGTACGATCCAAACTTGAAAATGAAAGACGAGGACAGCGTCGAGAATCCCTTGCGCTTCGTGGTCACACACTATCGCGTGGATACGGACGCGGCGACACCTGTGCCAGTCCAGCAAATGCGCGCTGAGCCGGTTCTGCCCATTAGCGTGCAAGCCTCATGA
- a CDS encoding class I SAM-dependent methyltransferase, with product MPNFHVQRQSRAAAWFQAPEARNILVSGWPHLARVCETRPNMPVLCVSVMGKPEAFAAMPVQHGVWLNAWNDGYSGDANCAHPWPLPSESIGTLVLHHVTDVLVDREALFEDCFRVLVPGGQLFVLALNPLSPMRRTWWRNGIVSSEPSSLRIALRRKGFHCDTSTMGLGPVWSDTPDPTTGRGAGLRAAYLLHAEKRVIPLTPVRAKSVTHQTVPGLAK from the coding sequence ATGCCGAATTTCCATGTCCAACGTCAATCCCGTGCTGCAGCATGGTTTCAAGCGCCTGAAGCGCGAAACATCCTTGTATCGGGTTGGCCGCATTTGGCACGCGTGTGCGAGACGCGCCCGAACATGCCGGTGCTATGTGTCTCCGTTATGGGCAAACCGGAGGCCTTTGCAGCCATGCCCGTCCAACACGGCGTATGGCTGAACGCTTGGAACGACGGTTATAGCGGCGACGCGAATTGCGCACACCCGTGGCCATTGCCTTCAGAGTCGATTGGCACTTTAGTGCTTCATCACGTCACTGACGTCTTGGTTGATCGCGAAGCACTGTTCGAAGATTGTTTTCGTGTGCTGGTGCCGGGCGGGCAATTGTTCGTGTTGGCCCTGAACCCCCTTTCGCCCATGCGCCGCACTTGGTGGCGCAATGGCATTGTCTCTTCGGAACCCTCATCCTTGCGAATCGCGCTACGTCGAAAAGGCTTTCACTGTGACACCTCCACCATGGGCCTCGGCCCTGTTTGGTCGGATACACCCGATCCGACCACAGGACGTGGCGCAGGCTTGCGAGCGGCCTATTTACTTCATGCCGAAAAGCGAGTCATTCCCTTGACACCCGTGCGTGCCAAGTCGGTGACACATCAGACCGTGCCAGGTCTAGCGAAATGA
- a CDS encoding TrbI/VirB10 family protein, which produces MNEPNVPASATRFYADSQPILAQHPPEEEHLDQSVDVLDDAGARRLNMRAIWILGSSVLVMMALMLWVGRSFGSARTAPALPEGTSETVESPALPGADLASASSSAEGHSEGGGGGMGASDRALPPMPPEPMRPTFEPSDTYAPPSPYATSASMDDAPVRDTAETSLLQRRILNGASSDTQTSSFTDPLNAETPAVASARDTGRQGKVTRLQHRSFLIVRGTTLRCALASRIVSDLSGYASCVLVEPVYAVDGKRILLMSGTRLLGQYASGVGAGDRLEVQWDRALTPDGLDIALGGAGTDTLGGAGHPGRGSSHWGQRIASALMISILSDGFKYAAAKHGPRETSIYAGGTVVTEPFNSNTAQTAQALAEQALAQGAGRPRTLVIKQGTLLNVYVTEDIDFNDVLGASKVN; this is translated from the coding sequence ATGAATGAACCCAACGTGCCTGCGTCAGCCACGCGTTTCTATGCGGATTCGCAGCCCATCCTTGCGCAGCACCCGCCTGAAGAAGAGCACCTGGATCAAAGTGTGGATGTTTTGGACGACGCGGGCGCGCGACGACTCAACATGCGTGCGATCTGGATACTCGGTAGCAGTGTGCTGGTGATGATGGCACTGATGCTGTGGGTGGGACGTTCGTTCGGTTCTGCGCGCACTGCGCCTGCATTGCCGGAAGGGACTTCGGAAACGGTGGAATCACCTGCACTTCCCGGTGCCGACCTCGCGTCTGCGTCGTCGAGCGCAGAAGGACACAGCGAAGGTGGCGGCGGTGGGATGGGCGCCAGTGATCGTGCTTTACCGCCGATGCCACCGGAACCCATGCGCCCAACATTTGAGCCATCAGATACGTACGCGCCGCCAAGTCCGTATGCAACTTCGGCGTCAATGGATGATGCGCCGGTGCGTGACACCGCCGAGACAAGTCTGTTGCAAAGGCGCATTTTGAATGGCGCATCATCGGACACTCAGACGTCATCATTCACGGATCCGCTCAACGCCGAAACGCCGGCTGTGGCGAGTGCGCGTGATACTGGCCGACAGGGTAAAGTCACGCGCCTGCAACATCGCTCGTTTCTAATTGTTCGCGGCACAACGCTTCGATGCGCATTGGCCTCGCGCATTGTGAGTGACCTGAGCGGCTATGCCAGTTGCGTCTTGGTCGAACCGGTTTATGCGGTCGACGGCAAGCGCATCTTGCTGATGAGTGGCACGCGACTGCTAGGGCAATATGCATCAGGTGTAGGCGCCGGCGATCGCTTGGAAGTGCAATGGGATCGTGCGTTAACACCTGACGGGTTGGACATCGCCTTGGGCGGCGCAGGCACAGATACCTTGGGTGGTGCAGGGCATCCGGGTCGCGGTTCATCGCATTGGGGCCAGCGAATCGCATCCGCGCTGATGATCAGTATTTTGTCGGATGGGTTTAAGTACGCAGCGGCGAAACATGGCCCACGCGAGACTTCGATTTACGCCGGTGGAACGGTCGTGACCGAACCCTTCAACAGCAATACCGCACAGACGGCACAAGCATTGGCCGAGCAAGCGCTCGCGCAAGGTGCCGGTCGCCCGCGCACCTTGGTGATCAAGCAGGGCACCTTGTTGAATGTCTATGTGACTGAGGACATCGACTTCAATGACGTCCTCGGTGCATCGAAAGTGAACTGA
- the virB11 gene encoding P-type DNA transfer ATPase VirB11: MTSMNASSEFLTHQFKTLGILTLLESEGVTEICINSPGTVFAETRNGWRAFDVPSLTFERARHFCISVVNESNTGQRITDHEPMASITLPNGARAQLVMPPACEAGKVSITLRIPSRIRKGMDDYAAEGFFDVVSTSQRSGSNLAQSLQSLLKQGAYPQFFDCIVKEKLNIVIAGATGSGKTTFMKALVAHIPDNERLITIEDAREIDLPQPNHVNLLYAKGAAPDSRVTAKTCMEACLRMRPDRIILAELRGDEAFYFIRNCASGHPGSITSCHAGSTAQTWDQLALMVKASPEGRGLDFENIKRLLKATIDVVVHVKSAQGRRFVSGIEFGTSLQ, encoded by the coding sequence ATGACATCGATGAACGCGAGCAGCGAGTTCTTGACGCATCAGTTCAAGACCTTGGGCATTCTCACGCTGCTCGAATCAGAAGGCGTTACAGAGATTTGCATTAATTCGCCGGGCACCGTATTTGCCGAAACGCGCAACGGCTGGCGAGCCTTTGATGTGCCGTCACTCACGTTTGAGCGTGCACGGCATTTCTGTATTTCTGTCGTCAACGAAAGCAACACGGGTCAAAGGATCACGGATCACGAGCCGATGGCATCCATCACCTTGCCTAATGGTGCGCGTGCGCAACTGGTGATGCCGCCGGCGTGCGAGGCTGGAAAAGTGTCCATTACCTTGCGAATTCCCTCGCGAATCCGCAAAGGGATGGATGACTATGCGGCAGAGGGCTTTTTCGATGTGGTGTCCACGTCGCAGCGTTCGGGTTCAAATCTGGCGCAATCACTTCAATCGCTCTTGAAGCAAGGTGCGTACCCGCAGTTCTTCGATTGCATCGTGAAAGAAAAGCTGAACATTGTCATTGCGGGCGCCACCGGTAGCGGAAAAACAACCTTTATGAAGGCGCTGGTGGCGCACATCCCTGATAACGAACGGCTGATCACGATTGAAGACGCACGTGAGATCGATTTGCCACAGCCGAATCACGTCAACTTGCTCTATGCCAAGGGCGCGGCACCGGACAGTCGTGTCACAGCGAAAACATGTATGGAAGCGTGCTTGCGCATGCGCCCTGATCGCATCATTCTCGCCGAGCTTCGCGGAGATGAAGCCTTCTACTTCATCCGCAATTGCGCATCCGGGCATCCGGGTTCAATAACGAGTTGTCACGCAGGAAGTACCGCGCAAACTTGGGATCAATTGGCGTTAATGGTGAAAGCTTCGCCGGAAGGACGCGGCTTGGATTTTGAGAACATCAAACGACTGCTCAAAGCCACGATTGATGTTGTGGTCCACGTGAAATCTGCGCAAGGGCGTCGATTTGTCAGCGGCATCGAATTCGGCACTTCGCTCCAATAA
- a CDS encoding enoyl-ACP reductase — MGFLQGKRALITGIASQRSIANGIAEAMRREGAELAFTYQNEKLKSRVEDAAAEYGSNIVIPLDVADDAQIDACFAELKTHWDSLDVLVHSIGFAPREALDGGYLDNLTRDAFRIAHDISAYSLSAMAKAARPMMVNHDASILTLTYLGAERALANYNVMGVAKAALEASVRYLAMNLGPEGIRVNAISAGPIKTLAASGVGNLRKMLQHVEEQAPLRRNVTIEDVGNVAAFLCSDLAKGVTGEVTYVDCGYNIMGMTGLDG; from the coding sequence ATGGGATTCCTGCAAGGTAAACGCGCACTTATCACGGGCATCGCGAGCCAACGCTCGATCGCCAACGGCATCGCCGAAGCTATGCGGCGGGAAGGCGCAGAACTGGCTTTCACCTATCAGAACGAAAAACTGAAATCCCGGGTCGAAGATGCGGCGGCCGAATACGGCTCAAACATCGTGATTCCGCTTGACGTCGCCGACGACGCGCAGATCGACGCTTGCTTCGCTGAACTCAAAACCCATTGGGACAGCTTGGATGTGCTAGTGCACTCGATCGGCTTTGCGCCACGCGAAGCATTGGATGGCGGCTATCTGGACAATCTGACACGCGATGCGTTCCGTATCGCCCACGACATTTCTGCCTACTCGCTGTCGGCCATGGCCAAAGCCGCGCGTCCGATGATGGTCAATCACGACGCATCGATCCTCACGCTCACCTATTTGGGTGCTGAGCGTGCATTGGCAAACTACAACGTGATGGGTGTAGCGAAGGCCGCGCTGGAAGCGAGCGTGCGCTATCTCGCGATGAACTTGGGTCCGGAAGGCATTCGCGTGAATGCAATTTCTGCAGGCCCGATCAAGACACTGGCGGCCTCTGGCGTCGGCAACTTGCGCAAGATGCTTCAACACGTTGAAGAGCAAGCCCCCCTGCGCCGTAACGTGACGATTGAAGATGTCGGCAACGTGGCTGCGTTCTTGTGTTCCGACCTCGCCAAAGGCGTCACCGGTGAAGTGACCTACGTGGATTGCGGTTACAACATCATGGGCATGACGGGATTGGACGGCTAA
- the gloB gene encoding hydroxyacylglutathione hydrolase, whose protein sequence is MLIPLLAFEDNYIWLFGPPGQRVVVDPGDAKPVLSALQDEAPAAVLITHHHNDHIGGLAALRDKWPTLPVFAPNDTRIAHVSTRVQDGDVVEVGAFRFEVLAIPGHTLRHVAYFGEGHVFCGDTLFSLGCGRLFEGTPAQMLQSLQRLAALPGETKVCCGHEYTASNAKFARTVDAENSALRDYALHVEHLRAAGHASLPSTLDIERACNPFLRTDTPSVANSIAAHAGHPFQDAVSRFAALRAWKDTY, encoded by the coding sequence ATGCTGATCCCCCTGCTTGCGTTTGAAGATAACTACATCTGGCTGTTTGGCCCGCCCGGACAGCGCGTCGTCGTCGATCCAGGCGATGCAAAGCCCGTGCTGTCAGCCCTGCAAGACGAAGCCCCTGCCGCAGTCCTCATTACCCATCACCACAACGACCATATCGGCGGCCTCGCGGCCTTGCGCGACAAGTGGCCAACTCTCCCCGTCTTTGCGCCCAACGACACACGTATTGCCCACGTGAGTACGCGGGTTCAAGACGGTGATGTGGTCGAAGTCGGCGCGTTTCGGTTTGAAGTGCTGGCGATCCCGGGGCATACGCTGAGACATGTTGCGTATTTCGGCGAAGGCCATGTGTTTTGCGGCGATACCTTATTCAGTCTTGGGTGCGGTCGATTGTTTGAAGGAACGCCTGCTCAGATGCTGCAGTCATTGCAGCGGCTCGCAGCTTTACCGGGTGAAACGAAGGTCTGTTGCGGACATGAATACACGGCAAGCAATGCAAAGTTTGCGCGCACTGTGGATGCTGAAAATTCAGCGCTGCGCGACTATGCGTTACACGTCGAACACCTGCGCGCCGCGGGCCACGCGAGTCTCCCCTCCACTTTGGACATCGAGCGTGCGTGCAATCCGTTTTTAAGGACAGATACGCCGAGCGTGGCCAACAGTATTGCCGCGCACGCCGGACACCCATTTCAAGATGCCGTTTCACGATTCGCTGCACTTCGTGCATGGAAGGATACCTATTGA
- the rnhA gene encoding ribonuclease HI, whose protein sequence is MTRKQVEIHTDGACSGNPGPGGWGALLVYGQHEREISGGEPETTNNRMELTAVIMALESLTEGCNITLHTDSKYVMQGFSEWLPGWVKKGWKTAGGGAVKNRDLWERLSHAAERHTIKWVWVKGHAGHVENERVDALARDAAIRYKK, encoded by the coding sequence ATGACGCGCAAGCAGGTTGAAATTCACACGGATGGCGCGTGCTCGGGCAATCCGGGGCCTGGTGGTTGGGGTGCGCTGCTGGTTTACGGTCAGCACGAGCGTGAAATCTCAGGCGGTGAGCCAGAGACCACGAATAATCGAATGGAACTGACCGCAGTCATCATGGCGTTGGAATCACTGACCGAAGGATGCAACATCACCTTACATACCGATTCCAAATACGTGATGCAAGGCTTCAGCGAGTGGTTGCCCGGGTGGGTCAAGAAAGGATGGAAAACTGCGGGCGGCGGTGCGGTGAAGAATCGTGACTTATGGGAACGGCTTTCGCATGCGGCAGAGCGACACACCATCAAATGGGTGTGGGTCAAGGGTCACGCAGGCCATGTAGAGAATGAGCGGGTTGATGCGCTCGCGCGTGATGCGGCAATCCGCTACAAGAAATGA
- a CDS encoding SurA N-terminal domain-containing protein translates to MLQSLRDKTSGWIASVIMGLLVIPFAFFGIDQYMGTSSESFVARVEAPPTWWASAPHVWPLTRLWTVEDITTDQFRKAFDDLRQSERQRLGDAFDSEQFESADNKRKVLDQVIDDRIMQMASTRNGVQVSDVAVRDVVQSFPDFQVDGKFNMTRYQTVLSKLQTPMTPAQFEESIRQDLRRNALAGRIASSDFVTPSEKTRLANIMTEQRTVIAAILPTVADTSAVTEAEISAWYKTHVKQYSSPPTVSLEYVDADLSSFAAPAIKEDDVRALYESRKSKYVGNDQRLVSHILIQLPADAKASAISAAEAKAAQIAEQARLPNADFAALAKANSDDVGSKAAGGDLGWIARDGSNDAAFEAAAFAMQAGQISAPVRTQFGWHVIQVRDVKAGIAKTYEDVKPELEAELIKQSGERALSTALGELTDEAYKNPANFATAAKRLGFIVQTAGPLAIGQGDAVLTNPAVQRVLFSKNAAESTGAVSDPIKVGENHNVLFRVTSRTPERQLPIAAVRERILADIHQDRASKATTAKADKMVAEINAGQTLEAIAAANGALLQNKGEIVRGEIPTPLANRAIFAVPRPVAGKQSGGKANLPDGSVLVFAVSEAKPGDAERVPADVREQIMKQLGDAYGVSSAMNYVKALKKQFKIKISEDRM, encoded by the coding sequence ATGCTTCAGAGCTTGCGCGATAAAACCAGCGGCTGGATTGCCTCCGTCATCATGGGATTGCTTGTCATCCCGTTTGCGTTCTTCGGCATCGACCAATACATGGGCACAAGCTCAGAGTCGTTCGTTGCGCGCGTGGAAGCGCCGCCGACCTGGTGGGCAAGTGCGCCGCACGTTTGGCCGCTGACGCGCCTGTGGACAGTGGAAGACATCACCACGGATCAATTCCGCAAAGCCTTTGACGACCTGCGCCAATCAGAACGTCAGCGTCTGGGCGATGCCTTCGACAGCGAACAATTTGAAAGCGCTGACAACAAACGCAAGGTGCTTGATCAAGTCATCGACGATCGCATCATGCAAATGGCCAGCACGCGCAACGGTGTGCAGGTTTCCGACGTCGCCGTGCGCGACGTTGTGCAGTCGTTCCCTGACTTTCAAGTCGATGGCAAGTTCAACATGACGCGCTATCAAACCGTGTTGTCGAAATTGCAAACACCCATGACGCCTGCGCAGTTCGAAGAATCCATTCGACAAGACTTGCGCCGCAACGCCTTGGCTGGCCGTATCGCTAGCTCGGACTTCGTCACGCCTTCTGAAAAAACGCGCTTGGCCAATATCATGACCGAGCAACGCACCGTTATTGCAGCGATCCTGCCGACGGTCGCCGACACGTCGGCGGTCACCGAAGCTGAGATCTCCGCTTGGTACAAAACCCACGTCAAACAATATTCATCGCCGCCGACAGTGAGCCTCGAATATGTGGACGCAGATCTGTCCTCGTTCGCAGCGCCTGCGATCAAAGAAGACGACGTTCGCGCGCTGTACGAATCGCGCAAGTCCAAATACGTCGGCAATGACCAACGATTGGTGTCCCACATCCTGATTCAGTTGCCCGCCGACGCGAAGGCCTCTGCGATTTCTGCCGCTGAAGCCAAGGCTGCACAAATCGCTGAACAAGCACGTCTGCCGAACGCTGACTTCGCGGCATTGGCCAAAGCCAATTCCGATGACGTCGGCTCAAAGGCAGCGGGTGGCGATCTGGGTTGGATCGCGCGTGACGGCAGCAATGACGCCGCGTTCGAAGCGGCTGCATTTGCCATGCAAGCAGGTCAGATCAGTGCGCCGGTTCGCACACAGTTTGGCTGGCACGTCATCCAAGTACGTGACGTCAAGGCGGGCATTGCCAAGACCTACGAAGACGTCAAGCCAGAGTTGGAAGCCGAGTTGATTAAACAATCCGGTGAACGCGCACTCAGCACCGCATTGGGTGAACTGACCGACGAGGCGTATAAGAATCCTGCGAACTTCGCGACGGCGGCCAAACGCTTGGGCTTCATCGTTCAAACCGCGGGTCCGTTGGCCATTGGGCAAGGCGATGCCGTGCTGACGAATCCTGCCGTGCAACGGGTGTTGTTCTCCAAGAATGCCGCTGAATCGACGGGCGCAGTGAGCGATCCGATCAAGGTAGGCGAAAACCACAACGTACTGTTCCGAGTCACTTCGCGAACGCCGGAGCGTCAATTGCCGATCGCAGCCGTGCGTGAACGCATCCTTGCGGACATTCATCAGGACCGCGCAAGCAAAGCAACGACGGCCAAGGCCGACAAGATGGTTGCCGAGATCAATGCAGGGCAGACCTTGGAGGCGATTGCGGCCGCGAATGGCGCCTTGCTGCAGAACAAGGGTGAAATCGTTCGCGGTGAGATTCCTACGCCGCTTGCCAATCGCGCAATTTTCGCAGTGCCGCGCCCGGTGGCCGGTAAGCAAAGCGGTGGCAAGGCGAACTTGCCCGACGGATCAGTCTTGGTGTTTGCCGTGTCGGAAGCGAAGCCAGGTGATGCAGAACGCGTCCCGGCTGACGTGCGTGAGCAGATCATGAAGCAACTGGGTGATGCCTATGGCGTCTCTTCTGCGATGAACTACGTCAAAGCCTTGAAGAAGCAATTCAAGATCAAGATTTCGGAAGACCGGATGTAA
- a CDS encoding lytic transglycosylase domain-containing protein, with product MRHAFAFGLMLMCVAGPLLAETSKKPSPNALIEFKRHLADKAPCTSARKKWMRHYAPYTRQLRTTNGRGRLLFNSVLTKMHAAGLPSEYALIPFVESHYVPSARSALGPAGLWQFTARTARHHGLKVGGKQDERMNPNRSTDAAIKYLRYLHRKFKGHTESVLMAFNAGEGRLIASRRKHGRKLSGITHVYPDKVTAISCNVLQQTR from the coding sequence ATGAGACATGCATTCGCGTTCGGCCTGATGTTGATGTGTGTCGCAGGACCCCTACTCGCAGAAACCTCGAAAAAGCCCAGCCCGAATGCGCTGATCGAATTCAAACGACATTTGGCAGACAAGGCGCCGTGTACGTCGGCGCGTAAGAAATGGATGCGTCACTATGCGCCGTACACGCGACAACTTCGGACAACAAACGGACGTGGCCGGCTGCTCTTCAATAGCGTGTTGACGAAGATGCACGCGGCAGGTTTACCCAGCGAATACGCACTGATCCCATTCGTGGAAAGTCACTACGTCCCGTCTGCACGCAGCGCACTTGGGCCCGCGGGTCTATGGCAGTTCACCGCACGTACGGCGCGCCATCATGGTTTGAAAGTGGGCGGCAAGCAGGACGAACGGATGAACCCTAACCGATCCACCGATGCGGCGATTAAGTACCTGCGCTATCTCCACCGCAAATTCAAAGGCCATACGGAGTCTGTCTTGATGGCCTTTAACGCCGGCGAAGGCCGTCTGATCGCCTCTAGACGCAAACACGGCCGCAAACTATCGGGAATCACCCACGTTTATCCTGACAAGGTGACCGCCATCAGCTGCAACGTCCTGCAGCAGACGCGCTGA
- the dnaQ gene encoding DNA polymerase III subunit epsilon, with translation MRQVVLDTETTGLSPQNGDRVVEIGCVELVMRRPTGRTFQAYLNPQRSMSQEAVEITGLSDAFLQDKPLFVSVADDFLAFVEGAELIIHNAEFDMGFLENELSLLEESRGALAPRVSVLDTVKLARSMYPGQRVSLDALCRRLGVDNSGRDLHGALLDAQILAEVYLAMTSGQHEIGFTVNVDTTRAVTRKIQSSDAASRPLFTVTAADEAAHATRTASIAAKSGVDLWSE, from the coding sequence ATGAGACAAGTTGTACTGGACACGGAAACCACTGGACTCTCGCCGCAAAACGGCGATCGTGTTGTTGAAATCGGTTGTGTCGAATTGGTCATGCGCCGTCCGACGGGGCGCACCTTTCAAGCGTATTTGAACCCGCAGCGTTCGATGAGTCAGGAGGCCGTGGAAATTACCGGTTTGTCTGATGCGTTTTTGCAAGACAAGCCGCTGTTCGTAAGCGTCGCAGATGACTTTTTGGCGTTTGTCGAGGGCGCTGAGCTCATCATTCATAACGCCGAGTTCGACATGGGTTTCTTGGAGAATGAGCTGAGCTTGCTTGAAGAGAGTCGTGGCGCATTGGCACCGCGCGTTTCTGTGTTGGATACCGTCAAACTCGCGCGCAGCATGTATCCGGGTCAACGCGTGAGCCTCGACGCGCTTTGTCGTCGATTGGGCGTCGACAACTCGGGTCGCGACTTGCACGGCGCATTGCTCGATGCGCAAATCTTGGCCGAAGTGTACTTGGCGATGACCTCGGGGCAACACGAGATCGGCTTTACGGTGAACGTCGATACCACGCGTGCTGTCACCCGAAAAATACAATCGTCCGACGCCGCGTCTCGACCGCTGTTCACGGTGACAGCTGCAGACGAAGCCGCGCATGCCACACGCACGGCAAGCATTGCAGCAAAGAGCGGTGTGGACCTTTGGTCTGAATAG
- a CDS encoding TrbG/VirB9 family P-type conjugative transfer protein, whose amino-acid sequence MTRAFSSLRWLCWVVALCASLSSPAHADVMQTYAYEPGKIYVVRTALGIATQITLVSDDEVVDYSVGFSGGWDVSRRGNVIYVRPKNVDVDTNLIVRTRERTYVIDLKVVASNWKRLDEAKRAGVQYRVLFVTQGLASTGTLAQSSSPGVVASAEMRAPEWDASKRYVFAYDVAASRGATALLPTNVYDDGSLTYVRLRNARGTTGLSQPAVFARRTQDGGDMTVNSHIDGNVVVVHGVYPFLALRNGAQLVLIRRNQTR is encoded by the coding sequence ATGACGCGCGCCTTCAGTTCACTCCGATGGCTGTGCTGGGTCGTTGCCTTGTGTGCGTCGCTGTCTTCACCTGCACATGCAGACGTTATGCAGACCTACGCCTACGAACCCGGAAAAATCTATGTAGTTCGAACCGCGCTTGGGATTGCCACACAGATCACATTGGTCAGTGATGACGAAGTCGTGGATTACAGCGTTGGTTTTAGTGGTGGCTGGGATGTCAGTCGCCGCGGCAATGTCATTTACGTACGGCCTAAGAATGTCGACGTAGACACAAACCTCATCGTCCGCACACGTGAGCGCACTTACGTGATCGATTTGAAAGTGGTGGCGTCGAATTGGAAGCGCTTGGATGAAGCCAAACGTGCAGGTGTTCAGTACCGGGTGTTGTTCGTCACGCAGGGGCTTGCAAGCACGGGCACCCTTGCGCAGTCATCATCGCCTGGCGTCGTGGCTTCTGCCGAGATGCGCGCACCCGAATGGGATGCCTCCAAACGGTATGTTTTCGCATACGACGTTGCGGCATCGCGAGGCGCGACCGCCTTGTTGCCGACGAACGTTTATGACGATGGGTCATTGACCTATGTGCGCTTGAGAAACGCTCGAGGTACGACCGGACTCTCTCAGCCCGCAGTCTTTGCGCGCCGGACGCAAGATGGCGGTGACATGACCGTGAACTCACACATCGACGGCAACGTCGTGGTGGTGCATGGCGTCTATCCCTTCCTTGCACTTCGTAACGGCGCACAGCTTGTGCTAATTCGACGGAATCAAACGCGATGA